A portion of the Luxibacter massiliensis genome contains these proteins:
- a CDS encoding formyltransferase family protein — MILKEMVLLCAPSSRTFAYVQALADVGALPQMCYILAEPNEECRVHKKHNDEENKYFRVNLTLTELLEEFGLPYQVLGVRDANSDTVFEVLKKAACRYIIYSGYGGCILQARLFNIGKQFIHIHAGLLPAYRGSTTAYYSILKERSLGATGIFMNDKIDEGQIIMEKSFPLPQGDVNIDYVYEPWIRAQVLAAIAEEYIQKGEIQGRDQEDGGDTYFIIHPVLKHMALLMLEKDV, encoded by the coding sequence ATGATTTTAAAGGAAATGGTACTTTTATGCGCGCCGTCTTCCCGGACATTTGCTTATGTCCAGGCTTTGGCAGATGTAGGCGCCCTGCCGCAAATGTGCTATATACTGGCAGAACCCAATGAGGAGTGCAGGGTTCATAAAAAGCATAATGACGAGGAAAACAAATACTTCCGTGTGAATCTGACCCTGACGGAACTTCTGGAAGAATTCGGCCTGCCTTATCAGGTACTTGGCGTCAGGGACGCCAACTCGGATACTGTGTTTGAAGTGCTCAAAAAGGCAGCATGCAGATATATTATCTATTCAGGCTACGGTGGATGTATATTACAGGCAAGGCTTTTTAACATCGGAAAACAATTTATCCACATACATGCAGGCCTGCTCCCTGCTTACAGAGGCAGTACGACGGCATACTACAGTATTTTAAAAGAAAGGTCTCTGGGGGCGACAGGGATTTTTATGAATGATAAAATAGATGAGGGCCAGATTATTATGGAGAAGTCCTTTCCCCTTCCTCAGGGGGATGTAAATATAGATTATGTCTATGAACCCTGGATACGTGCGCAAGTTTTGGCTGCTATAGCAGAAGAATATATCCAAAAAGGAGAAATACAAGGCAGGGATCAGGAAGATGGGGGAGACACCTATTTTATCATTCACCCAGTCCTAAAACATATGGCTCTGCTTATGCTGGAGAAGGATGTATGA
- a CDS encoding class I SAM-dependent methyltransferase: protein MEYRGTWKEIWRQKGEMEGTVEDLYIYDGWEKSKADIRVTADKIIRELDIQPEDRVLEVGCGAGALAQYMECKYIGMDYSMPLVEKHIQFFGNSVIHAEADDIPFKDKYFDKCFCWGVFLYFESLEYARKAVQEIQRVTKQGILIGELPEVSHDEKHLLYQKKMFEGWAIQDAWTPQYKGKRFIVVKKGSLA, encoded by the coding sequence ATGGAATATAGAGGAACCTGGAAAGAGATTTGGAGACAAAAGGGGGAAATGGAAGGCACTGTTGAGGATCTGTATATTTATGACGGTTGGGAAAAGTCAAAAGCGGACATCAGAGTGACCGCAGATAAAATCATCCGGGAATTAGATATTCAGCCAGAGGACAGAGTGCTGGAGGTGGGGTGCGGTGCTGGCGCACTGGCCCAGTATATGGAATGTAAATATATAGGGATGGATTATTCAATGCCCCTGGTGGAGAAACATATTCAGTTTTTTGGAAATTCCGTTATACATGCAGAGGCAGACGACATCCCATTTAAAGATAAGTATTTTGATAAATGTTTTTGTTGGGGAGTTTTCCTATACTTTGAATCCTTGGAGTATGCAAGAAAGGCTGTGCAGGAAATACAGCGTGTAACAAAGCAGGGGATTCTGATAGGTGAACTTCCTGAGGTTTCACATGATGAAAAACACCTCCTGTATCAAAAGAAGATGTTTGAAGGGTGGGCAATACAGGATGCGTGGACTCCACAATATAAAGGAAAACGATTTATCGTGGTAAAAAAGGGATCACTGGCATAA
- a CDS encoding glycosyltransferase: MREPKVSIVIPVYNGADFMREAINSALNQSYKNCEVIVVNDGSKDNTEEVALSYGSKIRYFSKENGGVSTALNLGIENMEGQYFSYLPHDDILHPDKIRMQMEAILHSGDEMSIVWSGWNFYFQESGKRQPFSFPLWLLKENVTKGVYPLFFGLLNTVSVLLHREYFKKVGRFDPVLRTSQDYDMWFRAFKSHQTIYIEKELVDYRIHEKQGTQDDPEYTKNCIELAMKMMEQISQDDILYSFGSQYAFYCQLTEYYREMAWEECFRYAGERWMEIPEPKDAGLQREELKRYLYQLGNSHDIILYGAGRNGKRLFKDLENRGIHILAWCDSDIRKQGENIDGRPCLAPEQIRDIRCLTVVTTDEPEQLIRVLMEQGHQHVVGYKEIADVLYHTLPMKESILGEG, encoded by the coding sequence ATGAGAGAACCAAAGGTTTCTATTGTTATACCTGTATATAATGGCGCTGACTTTATGAGAGAAGCTATCAACAGTGCCCTGAACCAAAGCTATAAAAACTGCGAGGTTATTGTGGTAAATGATGGGTCAAAGGACAATACAGAGGAAGTTGCTTTGTCATATGGCAGTAAAATCAGATATTTTTCTAAGGAAAATGGCGGTGTTTCTACTGCCTTGAATTTAGGGATTGAAAATATGGAGGGCCAGTATTTCTCCTATCTTCCCCATGACGATATCCTCCACCCTGATAAAATTAGGATGCAGATGGAGGCTATTTTACATAGCGGAGATGAAATGTCGATCGTATGGAGCGGATGGAATTTTTATTTCCAGGAATCCGGGAAACGGCAGCCCTTTTCCTTTCCCCTCTGGCTGCTCAAGGAAAATGTGACAAAGGGGGTATATCCTCTTTTCTTTGGCCTCCTTAATACAGTGTCAGTACTTCTTCACAGGGAATATTTTAAGAAAGTGGGAAGATTTGACCCAGTTTTACGTACATCTCAGGATTATGATATGTGGTTCAGGGCATTTAAGTCACATCAGACCATTTATATAGAAAAAGAGCTTGTAGATTATAGAATACATGAGAAACAGGGGACTCAGGATGATCCAGAGTACACGAAAAATTGCATAGAACTGGCCATGAAAATGATGGAACAGATTTCACAGGATGACATACTTTATTCATTTGGGTCCCAATATGCTTTTTATTGCCAGCTTACAGAATACTACAGAGAAATGGCCTGGGAGGAGTGCTTTCGTTATGCTGGAGAAAGGTGGATGGAAATACCTGAACCTAAAGATGCAGGTTTACAGAGGGAGGAACTAAAAAGGTACCTATACCAACTGGGAAACTCCCATGATATTATCCTGTATGGGGCAGGGAGAAATGGAAAAAGACTTTTTAAGGATTTAGAAAACAGGGGCATCCATATTCTTGCCTGGTGTGATTCAGATATCAGAAAACAGGGGGAAAATATAGATGGCAGGCCCTGTCTTGCGCCAGAGCAGATTCGAGATATAAGATGCCTGACTGTGGTAACAACGGATGAGCCGGAGCAGTTGATAAGAGTGCTTATGGAGCAAGGGCACCAGCATGTTGTGGGATATAAAGAAATTGCAGATGTCCTTTATCATACGCTGCCTATGAAGGAGAGTATACTGGGGGAGGGGTAA
- the cysC gene encoding adenylyl-sulfate kinase — protein sequence MKTFTICFTGISGSGKTTLARALVQELDRQNFKVQMIDGDDLRGQLGNLFGYTREERFKNNQVVRVLAGYLNRNDVSVILTLVAPYEEMRRQMRDALGEGYIEIYVKCSLKECEKRDVKGYYKRQREGKMQNLNGADDVFEIPQNSEIIIDTEKETVEEGVSKIQQYLWEKGYGI from the coding sequence ATGAAGACATTTACAATTTGTTTTACAGGGATCAGCGGCAGTGGAAAAACGACTTTGGCAAGGGCGCTTGTACAAGAATTGGACAGACAGAATTTTAAGGTGCAGATGATCGATGGAGATGACCTCAGGGGGCAGCTTGGGAACCTTTTTGGATATACCAGGGAGGAACGTTTTAAAAATAATCAGGTTGTCCGTGTACTGGCGGGGTATTTGAACCGCAATGACGTCAGTGTGATTCTCACCTTAGTGGCCCCATATGAGGAAATGCGCCGTCAGATGCGAGATGCTTTAGGGGAAGGGTATATTGAAATATATGTTAAGTGCTCGCTAAAAGAATGTGAGAAAAGAGATGTAAAAGGATATTATAAAAGACAGCGGGAAGGGAAAATGCAGAATTTGAACGGGGCAGACGATGTATTTGAGATCCCGCAGAACAGCGAGATTATCATTGATACGGAAAAAGAGACTGTGGAAGAAGGAGTAAGCAAAATCCAACAGTATCTTTGGGAGAAGGGATATGGAATATAA
- a CDS encoding PIG-L deacetylase family protein yields MKRILIIGAHYDDAELGAGGTAAKLVAEGCQVYKVTLTDNEVAQSAYNKKTSRSDSIEDSRRASQILGVEEITDFPQRPVCQLEYSTEIMQAVEKIILDYRIDTAFVHSEFDTNQDHCAAGKISKTAARHCDNILIYQSNLYVCEKPFYPTVFFDISDYIDKKREALDQYGIEHQRFGASEDTLFENNIRRNKVWGYSNAVQYAEGFLPFKLLF; encoded by the coding sequence ATGAAAAGAATATTAATCATAGGTGCCCATTATGATGATGCCGAACTCGGGGCAGGAGGAACCGCGGCAAAACTTGTGGCTGAAGGCTGCCAGGTGTATAAGGTGACATTAACAGACAATGAAGTGGCCCAGAGCGCTTATAATAAGAAAACCAGCAGGTCAGACAGTATTGAGGACAGCAGACGGGCCTCGCAGATTCTTGGCGTGGAGGAGATTACAGACTTTCCTCAAAGGCCCGTATGCCAGCTTGAATATTCCACTGAGATTATGCAGGCAGTAGAAAAGATTATACTGGATTACCGGATAGATACGGCCTTTGTGCACAGCGAGTTTGATACAAATCAGGACCACTGTGCGGCAGGTAAGATCAGTAAGACCGCTGCCCGCCATTGCGATAATATTCTGATTTATCAGAGCAACTTGTATGTATGTGAGAAACCCTTTTATCCGACAGTATTTTTTGATATTTCTGATTATATTGATAAAAAGAGAGAAGCGCTGGACCAATATGGTATAGAACACCAGAGGTTCGGAGCCTCCGAGGATACGCTTTTTGAAAATAACATAAGAAGAAATAAAGTGTGGGGTTATTCCAATGCAGTACAGTATGCGGAAGGGTTTCTGCCGTTTAAGCTGTTATTTTAA
- a CDS encoding methyl-accepting chemotaxis protein translates to MFKNLKVRSKLLLAFGIVMGLYIIAVIAASVGLKSVSGGLKDFYNVPYPMVKASLEAQAATKQIQLDVYRAYETTDDAEIQSLLGDIEDTTQTLSAAIEDLNNSYEGDASLLQAVKDTAAKTADPRQRALDYIAVQDDANAIAIITGEYTTACNNFNDALQDIIDAAEGNATSFYNSGMSTTQVCFIVLYILAGVSLILTILLVISITKGLTRPIAEIEHAVKEMANGRMDSEVTYTSKDELGVLAENLRFVLTTLSTYIQHICSRLNSLASGDLTVEMDMEYLGEFASIQESGNKIIDALNDTLSQLHQASEQVASGSEQVSSGAQALSQGATEQASSVQELAATINELSEQVNQTAQNSRDINALISETGQEVENSNHKMETMMSAMTKINESSSQIEKIIKTIEDIAFQTNILALNAAVEAARAGEAGKGFAVVADEVRSLASKSAEAAKNTTVLIGNSLSAVAEGNQIAEDTQSSLVSVVTSAQKISENMAKITNASDMQAEGISQVTTGVDQISSVVQTNSATAEQSAAASEELFGQSTLLKSLVGRFRLKGMPEASAPVQNIAPSAAPHQPESYNYDEGFVEYDNSKY, encoded by the coding sequence GGCTGCTACCAAACAGATTCAATTGGATGTGTACCGCGCTTATGAGACAACGGATGATGCGGAAATCCAGTCTCTGCTGGGTGATATTGAGGATACAACACAAACACTCAGCGCAGCCATCGAGGATCTGAATAATTCTTATGAAGGAGATGCTTCTCTATTACAGGCTGTAAAGGATACTGCTGCAAAGACAGCAGACCCCCGCCAGAGGGCGCTGGATTATATCGCTGTCCAGGATGACGCCAACGCCATCGCCATCATTACTGGGGAATATACTACGGCATGTAATAATTTTAATGATGCTCTCCAAGATATTATTGACGCAGCTGAAGGGAATGCTACATCCTTCTATAATTCTGGTATGTCCACAACACAGGTCTGTTTTATCGTTCTGTACATACTGGCCGGAGTCAGCCTGATTCTTACAATACTGCTGGTTATCAGTATTACAAAGGGATTAACCCGTCCAATAGCAGAGATAGAGCACGCTGTGAAGGAGATGGCCAATGGACGTATGGATTCGGAAGTTACTTACACTTCAAAGGATGAGCTAGGTGTACTGGCTGAGAACTTGCGCTTCGTACTGACTACGCTTTCAACTTACATACAGCATATATGCAGCCGGCTGAATTCACTGGCATCTGGAGATCTGACAGTAGAGATGGATATGGAGTATCTCGGCGAATTTGCATCTATCCAGGAATCCGGGAATAAGATTATAGATGCTTTAAATGACACTTTAAGCCAGCTCCACCAGGCTTCTGAGCAGGTTGCCAGCGGTTCTGAGCAGGTATCCAGCGGCGCCCAGGCACTCAGCCAGGGGGCAACCGAGCAGGCAAGCTCCGTACAGGAACTGGCCGCTACCATCAACGAGTTATCTGAGCAGGTGAACCAGACAGCGCAGAATTCACGGGATATCAATGCACTGATATCGGAGACAGGCCAAGAAGTTGAGAACAGTAACCACAAGATGGAAACAATGATGTCAGCCATGACCAAGATTAATGAAAGCTCCAGCCAGATTGAGAAGATCATTAAGACAATCGAGGACATCGCATTCCAGACAAATATACTTGCCCTGAATGCCGCAGTTGAAGCGGCACGTGCAGGCGAGGCTGGAAAAGGGTTTGCAGTGGTTGCAGATGAGGTCCGCAGCCTTGCATCAAAGAGTGCGGAAGCCGCAAAGAATACGACTGTTTTAATCGGAAATTCACTGAGCGCAGTAGCTGAGGGGAATCAGATTGCTGAAGATACCCAGAGTTCACTGGTCAGTGTCGTCACAAGCGCACAGAAGATCTCAGAGAATATGGCTAAGATTACGAATGCTTCTGATATGCAGGCCGAAGGAATTTCTCAGGTTACTACAGGAGTCGACCAGATTTCTTCCGTTGTACAGACAAACTCCGCTACTGCTGAGCAGAGTGCGGCGGCAAGTGAAGAGTTATTTGGCCAGTCTACGCTCCTCAAGAGCCTGGTTGGGCGTTTCAGATTAAAGGGAATGCCTGAGGCATCAGCGCCAGTACAGAATATTGCCCCTTCCGCGGCTCCCCATCAGCCAGAAAGCTATAATTATGATGAAGGGTTCGTGGAATACGACAATTCCAAATATTAA
- a CDS encoding phosphocholine cytidylyltransferase family protein, with protein MKVIILAAGQGARLRPLTEEKPKCMVEIQGKSIIETILDRMQECGIQSRDIYIVSGYKSRVLEKFLAGRGVNFIHNSRYASTNMVCSLMCAKEIMMQEEDMIVSYGDIIYSKHILQEIIKAEEELSVVVDDGWLKYWEKRCENPLDDAESLLLDGEDNLLEIGQKTTELSRIQSQYIGLMHYRGKGITQVLKLCEEAEARSKRGEPLWHTQRDYSHMYMTDMLQGLIDEGEKVKAVHVNRGWYEVDCIKDLEIASEADI; from the coding sequence ATGAAAGTAATTATTTTAGCAGCAGGGCAGGGGGCGAGGCTGCGGCCTTTGACAGAGGAGAAACCCAAATGCATGGTTGAGATTCAGGGAAAAAGTATTATTGAAACCATACTTGATAGGATGCAGGAGTGCGGGATACAAAGCAGGGATATCTATATTGTAAGTGGCTATAAGTCCAGGGTGCTGGAAAAATTTTTGGCAGGCAGAGGAGTGAATTTTATCCATAACAGCAGATATGCCTCCACAAATATGGTATGTTCCCTCATGTGTGCAAAAGAAATCATGATGCAGGAAGAAGATATGATTGTATCTTACGGAGACATTATTTACAGTAAGCATATTCTGCAGGAAATTATAAAAGCAGAGGAAGAGCTATCTGTGGTGGTAGACGACGGCTGGCTCAAGTATTGGGAGAAACGGTGTGAAAACCCATTGGATGATGCGGAGTCCCTGCTTCTTGATGGGGAGGACAATCTGCTGGAGATTGGCCAGAAAACAACAGAATTATCCCGTATCCAATCCCAGTATATAGGACTGATGCATTACAGGGGCAAGGGCATAACCCAGGTTTTAAAGCTGTGTGAGGAGGCAGAAGCCAGAAGCAAAAGGGGGGAGCCTCTGTGGCATACCCAGAGAGACTATAGTCATATGTATATGACAGATATGCTGCAGGGCCTTATTGATGAAGGGGAAAAAGTAAAAGCAGTGCATGTAAACCGAGGATGGTATGAGGTGGATTGCATTAAGGATCTGGAAATAGCCAGTGAGGCAGATATATAA
- a CDS encoding radical SAM protein, producing MKWKNKGHEFERFRNVFTWHKKIYIYGAGELGEDLYNRLKFVDCVEGFIDNRKETCMGRRAVPITEFLEMGSRDYIVIIAAGFQNMNLFKHQLLVNGFEEGKNLFLYPEFINFYMPIYFMYAWDRLYVKVISFLCTTKCNLNCISCLNFTSYNQKKKHYDIGQLKKDVDSFFSAIDYIDLFHVCGGEPFLYPHLAELLEYISQNYSHQIHTLATTTNATILPDDRLCRVMAENKISLYLDDYRENVPLVREKYERIKTKLEQYKIKVIDNYVDQWLNLLAEKDSEQKSSEKLALHFSACNVLFNSLHNEKIYLCNYSDYAVEAGIVQEHENDSYSLTGFSDERRMELLEYMLGYSDRGYCELCKKCKGFLTINTDYCEVAQQERKV from the coding sequence ATGAAGTGGAAAAATAAAGGGCATGAGTTTGAAAGATTCCGGAATGTATTTACCTGGCACAAAAAGATCTATATTTATGGAGCCGGAGAACTTGGAGAAGATCTGTATAACAGGTTAAAATTTGTGGATTGCGTAGAAGGGTTTATCGATAATAGAAAAGAGACTTGTATGGGAAGAAGGGCCGTTCCTATTACGGAGTTTCTGGAGATGGGATCCAGGGATTATATTGTTATTATAGCTGCGGGATTTCAGAATATGAATTTATTTAAGCATCAATTACTGGTAAATGGGTTTGAGGAGGGGAAAAATCTATTTTTATATCCAGAGTTCATTAATTTTTATATGCCTATATATTTTATGTATGCATGGGACAGGCTGTACGTAAAAGTTATTTCGTTCCTATGTACTACAAAATGTAATCTAAATTGTATAAGCTGTTTGAATTTTACTTCTTACAACCAAAAAAAGAAGCATTATGATATAGGGCAGCTAAAAAAGGATGTGGATAGCTTTTTTTCAGCAATTGATTATATTGATTTATTCCATGTATGTGGAGGAGAACCTTTTTTGTATCCTCATCTGGCAGAATTGCTTGAGTATATCTCCCAGAATTACTCACACCAGATACACACCCTTGCGACGACCACAAATGCAACTATTTTACCCGATGACCGGCTCTGTAGGGTAATGGCAGAAAATAAGATAAGCTTATATTTAGACGACTACAGGGAAAATGTCCCCCTGGTGAGAGAAAAGTATGAAAGGATAAAGACAAAACTGGAGCAGTATAAGATAAAAGTTATAGATAATTATGTGGATCAATGGCTGAATCTGCTGGCAGAAAAAGACTCAGAACAAAAGAGCAGTGAAAAATTGGCTTTACATTTTTCCGCATGTAATGTTCTGTTTAATTCACTGCATAATGAAAAAATTTATTTGTGCAATTATTCAGATTATGCAGTAGAAGCAGGGATTGTCCAGGAACACGAAAATGATAGCTACTCTCTTACAGGGTTTTCGGATGAGAGAAGAATGGAACTGTTGGAATATATGTTAGGGTACAGTGACAGAGGATATTGTGAGCTTTGTAAAAAATGCAAAGGATTTTTGACGATCAATACAGACTACTGTGAAGTGGCACAGCAGGAGCGGAAGGTATAG
- a CDS encoding PEP/pyruvate-binding domain-containing protein — translation MNYTKAQMLEYLRESNLGIHILPLYRLKYFDYVKNKKGEAEKVIRYLRNSRLIIRSSSKGEDTAEESGAGKYHSILNVKPETDALVKGIDEVFRSYGSTDETEEVLIQPMLERIICSGVAFTADLETSDDYYIINYQEGSDTQAVTSGKTNCLKTFYAYKKADFTLLEDQDLAQIIQTCRKIEEVTKLRALDIEFAVTADHKVYILQARPIAKGKKQEYKPIDLQEPLKRIYKKIQKLSKPHPFLLGETTCFGVMPDWNPAEILGIRPKKLSISLYKELVTDSIWAHQRHNYGYRDLTMHPLMVSFCGIPYIDTRITFNSFVPKNLNEKIADKLVNYYLKRLETYPAYHDKIEFEIVFSCYYLGISDKLKVLLEYGFNENELKRIEFSLLELTNQIIHPETGLYKKDIEKIKILERNYNTIIESDISLVDKIYWLIEECKTYGTLPFAGVARAGFIAVQFMRSFVDGGIITKTEMDKLMNSMETINREMGRDWRMYREGTLSKEDFLVKYGHIRPGTYDILSPRYDETFETYFTSEEKTLKGSFFRGRDQYTADSAAKNESPEEYQLPKAVLDKIQLELEQNGLNVTARELLAFIKEAIEGREYLKFVFTKAVSYILKLVKELGVRAGIGVEDMAYLDISVIKQLYVDLYYGDISSILRENIENNRRQYEFAKRIKLPGIIVKPEDVYRFFTLQEEPNFVTQKSIAAKTVELSKENRDVENKIVFIQSADPGYDFLFTQHIAGLITQFGGANSHMAIRCAELGIPAVIGAGEQNYNQWKSSEYLEIDCCRQQVLKMDIWAEG, via the coding sequence ATGAATTATACAAAAGCACAAATGCTGGAGTATTTAAGGGAGAGCAATTTGGGTATTCACATCCTGCCTCTTTATAGATTAAAGTATTTCGATTATGTAAAAAACAAGAAAGGCGAGGCGGAGAAGGTTATCCGCTATTTAAGAAACTCTAGGCTTATTATAAGATCTTCCTCAAAAGGGGAAGATACAGCGGAGGAGTCGGGTGCAGGGAAGTACCATTCTATATTAAATGTTAAGCCGGAGACAGATGCTTTGGTAAAAGGGATCGATGAGGTCTTTCGCTCTTATGGCAGTACTGACGAAACAGAGGAAGTGTTGATTCAGCCCATGCTGGAGAGAATTATATGCTCAGGGGTTGCCTTCACAGCGGATCTGGAGACTTCTGATGATTATTATATTATAAACTATCAGGAGGGAAGTGACACCCAGGCAGTGACCAGCGGTAAAACGAATTGCTTAAAGACTTTTTATGCCTATAAAAAAGCTGATTTTACATTATTGGAGGATCAAGATCTGGCACAAATTATCCAAACGTGCAGAAAGATAGAGGAAGTGACAAAGCTCCGTGCTCTGGACATAGAATTTGCAGTCACTGCGGACCACAAGGTTTATATTCTCCAGGCCCGGCCTATAGCAAAAGGGAAGAAACAGGAATATAAGCCGATAGATTTACAGGAACCGCTGAAGCGGATCTATAAGAAAATTCAGAAACTATCCAAGCCTCATCCATTCCTGCTGGGTGAGACAACCTGTTTTGGGGTGATGCCGGACTGGAACCCTGCGGAGATTCTCGGAATCAGGCCCAAAAAGCTTTCTATCTCCCTATATAAGGAGTTGGTTACAGACAGTATATGGGCGCACCAGAGGCATAATTATGGGTACAGAGACCTGACAATGCATCCTTTGATGGTTTCCTTCTGTGGCATACCCTATATCGATACAAGGATTACCTTTAACTCTTTCGTGCCAAAGAATCTCAATGAGAAAATTGCGGATAAGCTGGTGAATTACTATCTAAAGAGACTAGAGACATATCCGGCATACCATGATAAGATTGAGTTTGAAATTGTATTCTCATGCTATTATCTGGGGATTAGTGATAAATTAAAAGTACTTCTGGAATATGGTTTTAATGAAAATGAGCTGAAGAGAATTGAATTTTCCCTTTTGGAACTGACTAACCAGATTATCCACCCTGAGACAGGATTATATAAAAAGGATATAGAGAAGATAAAAATTCTGGAAAGAAATTATAATACAATCATAGAGTCAGATATTTCCCTGGTGGATAAGATTTATTGGCTTATAGAGGAATGTAAGACTTATGGTACGCTTCCCTTTGCAGGGGTTGCCAGGGCGGGATTTATTGCAGTACAATTTATGAGGTCTTTTGTGGATGGAGGGATTATTACCAAGACAGAGATGGACAAACTGATGAATTCCATGGAGACTATCAACAGGGAGATGGGCAGAGACTGGCGTATGTATCGGGAGGGGACTCTTTCAAAAGAGGATTTCCTGGTCAAGTACGGGCATATCCGTCCGGGTACATATGATATATTATCTCCCCGCTATGATGAAACTTTTGAAACATATTTTACTTCTGAGGAAAAAACTTTAAAGGGCAGTTTTTTTAGGGGGAGGGACCAATATACGGCAGATAGCGCAGCTAAGAATGAGAGTCCAGAGGAATATCAGCTGCCAAAGGCGGTATTGGATAAGATACAGCTGGAATTGGAGCAGAATGGATTGAATGTCACGGCAAGGGAACTTCTGGCATTTATCAAAGAGGCGATAGAGGGCAGAGAATATTTGAAGTTTGTCTTTACCAAGGCTGTAAGCTATATTCTGAAGCTTGTAAAAGAATTGGGCGTCCGCGCAGGCATAGGGGTGGAGGACATGGCATATTTGGACATATCGGTCATCAAGCAGCTTTATGTAGATTTATATTACGGCGATATTTCTAGTATTTTAAGGGAAAATATAGAAAATAATAGACGGCAGTATGAGTTCGCAAAGAGAATTAAACTTCCCGGGATTATTGTAAAACCAGAAGATGTATACCGATTTTTTACTCTTCAGGAGGAACCTAATTTTGTAACCCAGAAAAGTATTGCAGCAAAAACTGTTGAGCTTTCCAAGGAAAATAGGGATGTAGAAAATAAAATTGTTTTTATCCAGTCAGCGGATCCTGGATACGACTTCCTTTTTACTCAGCATATAGCAGGACTGATTACGCAGTTTGGAGGCGCTAATTCCCATATGGCAATCAGATGCGCGGAGCTGGGGATACCCGCAGTCATCGGGGCAGGCGAGCAGAATTATAACCAGTGGAAATCCTCGGAGTACTTGGAGATAGACTGCTGCAGGCAGCAGGTGCTTAAGATGGATATTTGGGCAGAGGGATAA
- a CDS encoding gamma-glutamyl-gamma-aminobutyrate hydrolase family protein (Members of this family of hydrolases with an active site Cys residue belong to MEROPS family C26.), with amino-acid sequence MRKVLYTQRVEIVESYQERRDCGDQRIPAFIWVCGYLPVPIPNIGRQAEKYFADEKPAGILLTGGNSLVKYGGSAPERDETDRCLLGTAVRENIPLYGFCRGMQSILDYFGVELQEIEGHIGVRHTVSGIWGEIHANSYHSLGTKAVNDEFTATALSLDGVVEGIEHKKYAIIGTMWHPEREAPFRENDVLRVQTLFNKSEI; translated from the coding sequence ATGAGAAAAGTATTATACACACAGAGGGTGGAGATTGTGGAATCCTATCAGGAGAGGAGGGACTGTGGGGATCAGAGAATTCCCGCATTTATCTGGGTATGTGGCTATCTGCCAGTCCCGATTCCCAATATAGGGCGGCAAGCAGAAAAATATTTTGCAGATGAAAAACCGGCGGGGATTTTACTTACAGGAGGAAACAGCCTTGTGAAATATGGAGGCAGCGCCCCTGAAAGAGATGAGACGGACAGATGTCTGCTGGGGACTGCGGTGAGAGAAAATATCCCACTGTATGGATTCTGCCGGGGTATGCAGTCCATCCTGGACTATTTTGGTGTAGAACTTCAGGAAATAGAAGGCCATATTGGGGTCAGGCACACAGTGTCCGGTATTTGGGGAGAGATACATGCCAACAGCTACCATAGTCTGGGGACAAAGGCTGTCAATGATGAATTTACGGCTACAGCGCTGTCCCTGGACGGAGTTGTGGAGGGGATAGAGCACAAAAAGTATGCAATTATAGGTACTATGTGGCATCCTGAGAGGGAGGCCCCCTTCAGGGAAAATGATGTGTTGCGGGTACAGACGTTGTTTAATAAAAGTGAAATCTAA